The following DNA comes from Alienimonas californiensis.
ACCCACCCGCCGGGCTGCACATACCGGCAGGCCACGTCCCCTACCAGAAAATCTTACCCGTCCCAGTCAGCGTTCCGTACCCAATCCGGGATCCCTACATTTACGTCAACTACGGCCCAGCCGGAACAATCCCGCCTGGAATGTGCCTCATCACGACCGCGTGTCTAAATCAGGGGACCGGCGTCGATGAAAACGTAAAGATCGATGTGACGTTCAACTCAGACGCCATTCGCAGACATGACCTGCTGGGTCAAAACCGGATTGCGTGCATTGACGGTGGAAGGAATGGATCCTGGTCAGCTTCGTTTCTCATTCCCGACCTTTTGCCGAACGAGTGTCGGCACGCCATCGTGGGTGCTCGTGATGAGCCATTCGATGTAAAGGTTTACTCCCAGAACTCCGGGAGGGGAGTCGACATATTCAGGTTCGATATCGTCGGCGATGGATGGGATACGCAACCGTTCGAAGATTCACCTTGGGCGAGTGCGAGGTAGCCACTTGCCCCGGGGTGCCACGCTCCCAGCGGCCGGTGCGGCGGACGCGGAGCCGGACGGGGTGAGCGTGCGGTGCGAAGGTCGACCGTTCTCTCAGGTCAGTCCACCTCGTTCCGTATTGGCGGCACGCCGGCGCCCCGCCTGTTTTCCGCCTTACGAACTGCGATCGCCGACGCTCTCGAACTTCGCCTGATACGCCGGGTGATTCGTCCCCATCACGCGGTCCCAGAAGTTGAAATAGAGCCCGTAGTTGGAACGGAACTTCTCGTGGTGCTGGGAGTGGTGCGTCGAGGTGTTCAGAACGAAGCCCAGCGGCGACCGCACGAACCAGCGGGGGAACAGCTCGTAGCCGCAGTGGCCATAGACGTTGAATGCGATTTGCCAGAGCATGAACGCGGCGAAGACGGACGGGTGTGACGGGATCGTGAACACGATCAGCGGTCCGATCCCGGCCTGAACGAGCGCCTCCCAGGGACTGAAGGCGTAGGCCGCCCAGGGGGTCGGACTAGTCGACAGATGATGCGTGTGATGAAGCCGGCGATAGAACCGGCCGTGGTGCATGAGGCGGTGGGTCCAATAAAAATAGGCGTCGTGCAGGAACACCATCAGCAGAAAGCTGACGGCCAACCACCACCACCCGTATTTGTCGAGGTCGTTATAGAGCAGCGTCCAGCCGGACAGCTCCGCGAACACGACCAAGGTCGTCACCAGCCCGAAGATCGCGATGCTGCGTACGGAATGCAGAAGTTCCCGAGCGATTTGCCGGGAGTTCGGCTCCTGGGACGCGACGCGACGATGCCGCAGTCGAGTTCTCAGCGCCAAATAGAGAACGGCCCAAACCAATGAGGCCAGTAGGAGATACCAGACCAATTCCCCCGTGGACACGTTGACGCCGGCGCTGAAGGACCTGGAGAGCTTTCGATCGAACATCGGCGGAATCCTGTTCCTTGGTCCGTGTGTGCGAGGGCGTGCGGGCGGGGCGCCGGCGGCACACAGTACACGCCGCGCAGGAACGAAGCCGGGCGCTCTCGCGTCCGGCTTCGTTCATCTCCACTCAGTGAATCCGCACTCACGCCGCGGCGCGGGCGATCCATTCGCCGACGAGGTCGCGGAACTGCCGCAGGCGGGCGCTTTCGCGGGCCTCCCGCTCCACGGAGCGGTTGCGGGTCGGGCGCTCCGGCTGCCAACTGCCGCGGGCGTCGGCGGCGTACCAGACCGGCTCCGTGTGCTGCACCGGGGTGCAGGGGGCCGTCGCGGCGAGGGCCCAGCAGCCAGTCTCGGCGGCGAACTCCGCCAAACGGGACAGCTCGTCGGCCGTCGCGGCGTCGCACAGCACGCCGCCGGCGTGGGGGTTCTGACCCTCCGCCTGAGACCCGCGGGCGTGCAGGGAGCCGGTACGGGTCAGGGTGTGGAGCACCTCGCCGAAGGCCGCCCCGCGGGCGTCAACCACCCGCAGGCGGTCGCCGTGGGTGCGAAGCCGGTCGGCGGCCTCGTCGGCCAGCCAGGGCTTGGCGGTGTAGTGGTGGTCGGCGTCGCGGCCGGCCAGTCGGGCGTCCACCTCGCCGGCGGTCAGGCCGTGGCCGCCGTTCAAACGGGCCGTCAGGTGAGCGATCAGCATCGCCGTGAAGGCGCCGGGGGAGGCGTCCCGCAGGATCACCGTCAGCGGGGCGTGGTCGCAGCGGTCCAGGGCGTCCGCGACCCGGTCGCAGACCATCGCCAGGCTGGCGGCGGGGTCGGCGGCGGTCAGGGCGGTGAGGGAGCCCGGACGAATCGCCGCGGCGGTCTCGCCGTGCAGCCGGTCGCAGATCACCGGCCCGCGGCCGGCGTTGCACAGTTCGTCCAGGATCGTGGAGAGCGTGCAGGAGGTCGCGTCCCGTTCCTCGCCCCGGTAGCCGTCGAAGGCCCAGGCCCGGGCGTGGCCGTCGGTGCGGCCGGGGGCGGAGAACCAGCTGCGGCCGGACTCGTCGTTCAACGGCTCGCGGTGCGGGTTCGCGCCCTCGCCCCAGGTGCCGGCTTCGCCGTAGGCGGTGTAGCGGGAACGGCCGTTCTCGGCCCGCTCGGCGCGGGTGACGGCGAAGGCCCGGGAGAGCAGGTCGCGGGCCCGGTCGAAGTCGCGGGCGGCGAGGGCGGCGTCGACCTCGGCGAACAGTTCCGCGGCGGCCCGGCGCTCGACGCCGTGCGGCAGGCGGGCCAGTTCCGCCCGGACCCGCTCGCGGAAGTCGCCCAGCGAGTCACGCTGCGGCTGGGGTTGCGGCGTGCGGTTGAACCGCGGCTGCGGCTTGGGAGCGGGCGCCGCCCTTTCCGGACGAGCCGGCGCCGGTTCGCGGTGCGCCCAGTCGGGCAGCCCGCCCTGACGGGGGGCGGCGCCGAAATCCTTCCCGTGGAAGGCCAGCGAGCGGTGGGCCAACCGCCGCTCGGCGGCGGCGACGCCGTGCACGCGGACGGTCTCGGCGAGGGTTTCGCAGTCGGCGGGGCCGGTCGGTTCGAGCACGTACACCTCCGGGGCGGTGCGGGCCCGCAGGGCGTGGACGAGGCAGTCGCGGACGGCGTCGTGGCGGCCGTCGTCCTCGCGGAAGGCCAGCGTGACGGAGCCGATGCCCAGCCGGGCCAGTTCCTCCCAGCGGCGGGCGACGAAGGCGCTCCCCTCGCCGCCGATCGCCGCGACCGGGCCGAACCCGCGGGCGTTCAGCAGGCAGGCTTCCAGCAGGTCCTCGGTGAGGGTGAGCGTGCCCTTGCGGTCGCCGCGCTGCTCCTGCAGGGCGCTCCGCAGGCCGTAGGCGACCACGCCGCTCTCGTCCGCGCCGCGGACCAGGCCGACCTGCATCACCCGGTGCGGGCCGGGGGTGGGATCGATGACGGCCAGATCCACGCAGCGGCCGGTTTCGTCGTCGATCGGCAGGACCAGACAGCCGGCCCAGTCGGTGCGGCGATCGCCGCGGCGGTCGCGGGTCAGCCCGCTGTTCCGCACGGCCTCCTCGGCGAAGCCGCAGCGCTTCAGGTACTCCTCCACCTCGGCCGGATCCGGGTAGAGGCCGAAGTGGAGCTTGGCGATGTCCTCCGCCTCGAAGCCGAACTGCGTGAGGAAGGCGTGCGCGCGGGCGGCGTCGTTGCGGGCAGTGTCGGTCAGGCGACCGGCGGCGAGGTTCAGGAAGGCCTCGCGGATGTCCCAGGTGTCCGCGGCGCCGCCGGTGCGGTCGCGGGACTGCTCCGCCTGCTCGGCGGCCCGGTCGCGGGAGCTTTGGGGGCGGGGGGTGAAGACGGAGGCGGCAGAAGCGGGCCGGGCCGGGCCGGCGGGGCGGCCGGCGAAGGGCTGGTTCGGGGCGTGCGCGCCGCCGTAGCGGGGGGCGGAGGCGCCGTACCCGCCGCCGTTCGGCCAGAGGTCGACGGAATCGGCGATGCTGCCGGTCACCGGGTCGAGGCCCTCGCCGAACTCCGGGTGGAACTCGTCGGCGGAGCCGTTCCCGGACCCGTCCTGCGACGGGCCCCCGTGGTGGGCGCCGTGGGACGAACCGTTGTGGCTCCCGTGGGCGCCGTGGGAGGAGCCGTTGGCGGCGGGACCGTGGGTCGGGGCGGAGGTGGTCATCGTGAGCGGCGTCCGTGCCGGGGGATGAGGTGCGGGGTGTCGGAACCGGGCGTCGAACGAGGGATTGTCGAATCGACAGGATCCGGGGTCGGCGAGGGTCGTTCTTACAACGCTCGCCGCCGGGCCGGACGGGGGGCCGCGGGGTCCTGAGAAACCCCGCGTCCGGTCGGTCCGACGCGTCGCCCCCCATGCAGGCGCCGTGCCGGTCGGCGAAGAAATGCCCCGCGGGGGCCGGTAGGCTCGGGGGCGTGTCCCGCGGCGCCCGCTGCGTCGCTCGTTCCCTCCGTCGTTCGCCTCGCCCGGAGTTCGCCCCCGTGCCCGTTCCGCTCGCCGCCCCGCTCGCCGTTCTGCTGCTGACCGCCCCGGCGGCCGACGCCCCGCCGGAGTCCGCCGCCGCCCCGTCCGTCGGCTGGTCGACGCGGCACCTGACGGACACCTTCTACGCCGAGGGCGGCACCGCCGCGGACGTCGATCAGGACGGGCACGTCGACGTGATCGTCGGCCCGATGGTCTACTTCGGCCCGGACTGGACGAAGCACCGGCAGATCCACGCCGGCCAGCCGGTCAGCCCGACGGGATACAGCGAGGAGTTCCTCACCTTCGCCGCCGACCTGACCGACGACGGCTACCCGGACGTGATCTCGATCGGCTTCCCCGGCAAGGCGGCCCTGTGGCACGAGAACCCCGGCAAGGCGGGGGGAAACGACGAAGCCCACGGCCGCGACTGGCGCAACGACGGGCAGTGGAAGACCCACCTGCTCACCCCCGTGGTGGACAACGAATCGCCCGGCTTCGCGGACGTCGTCGGCGACGAGACGCCGGAGGTGATCGGCCAGCGGGACATGATGTACGGCTACTTCACCGCCCCGGAGGACCCCCGCCGGCCGTGGGCCTTCCACCCGATCAGCCAGCCGAAGCAGGGCCTCCAGCGGTACACCCACGGCCTGGGCGTCGGCGACGTGGACGGCGACGGCCGCCAGGACTTCCTCACCAAGGACGGCTGGCTCCGCCAGCCGGAGAATCTGGAGGGCGACCCGCTGTGGGAGGAACACCCGCACCCGTTCGCCGGCGAGGCCGCCCAGCTGTACGCCTTCGACGTGGACGGCGACGGCGACAACGACGTGGTCGCCAGCCGGCACGCCCACGGCTACGGCCTGGACTGGTTCGAGCAGACCAAAGGGGACGCCGGCCAGGTGGAATGGACGAAGCATGAAATCATGGGCGACGACCAGAACAACGCCGCCGCCGACGCCGACGGGGAGCCCGTCCTCTTCTCCCAGCTGCACGCCCTCGCCGTCGCCGACATGAACGGCGACGGCCTGACGGACCTCGTCACCGGCAAACGCTTCTGGGCCCACGGCCCGAAGGGCGATAAGGACCCCGGCGGCGATCCGGTGCTGTACTGGTTCGAACTGACCCGCCCCTCCGGCTCCGCCAAATCGGGCGAGGCGAAGTTCGTCCCGCACCGGATCGACGCGAACAGTGGCGTCGGCACGCAGGTGCACGTCGCCGACGTGAACGGCGACGGCAAGCCGGACGTGGTCGTCGGCAACAAACGCGGGGCGTTCGTCTCTGTTCAGCCGTAGCGCGTTCCCGTGAGCCGCTCTCTTGAAAAGAGCGGCTCACCGCCGGGGGTGTATTCCGCCGCCGCGGCGGGAAGAATGCCCCCATGAGCTACGACCTGTTCCTCAAGCCAAGCGACGCGTCCTCCGACGGGGAGCCGCCGCGCGTCGAGACGCTGCGGTCGTACCTCGCCGCCCGGGGGCCGTATCTGTTCGGGAAGGCGGCCGGCGTCGGTTCCCCGACCGGCGTGCGGTACGGGCACGGCGACACCGGCGTGACGTTCACCCTCGATCTGGCCCCGGCCGGCGAGGGGGGCACGAACCCGGAGGACCCCACGGTGGCGGCCTTCGCGATCGATCTGCTCGTGCCGCGGTTCTTCGCCCGCACCGCCGCGGCGGAGTTGGCCGCCCTGTGCGCGCGATTCGACCTGATCGCCGAGGACCCCCAGACCGGCGACGCCGGTCCGTTCGATCCGACGGCGTTTCTCGACGGGTGGGAACGGGTCGCGGAGATGGCGGCCCGGCAGGTCGCCGGCCGCGGGCAGGCGCCCCCCGCCCTGCCCGCCGCGGCGCTGGACGCCGCCCACGACTGGAACGCCCACCGGGCCGAGTGGCGGGACCGCATGCCGCCGGACGGCCCGGGCATCCCCCGGATGCAGTTGCGGCTGGCCCGAGCGGCGGCCCTGCCGAACCCCCGCAAGGGCGATCCCGGCGAGCCGGCCACGGCCCGTACCTGGTGCGCCTGGGTGGACGCCGCCCCGATCGTGTTGCCGCCCTGCGACGACGTGTTGCTGGTCCGCGACAAACTGCGGCCGCGTCGGTTCGGGCTGTTCAAGGCGGCGGAGGCGAGCCTCTGCCTGATGCCGCGGAGTTCCGTCGTCGGCCTGCGGGGGGCGGAGTCCGCCGGACCGAAGGGCGCCCCCGGGTTCGGCCCGGCGCCGGAACGCTTCCCGCCGGGCAGCCGTCAGTTGCTGGACGCGACCAAGGAGGCGGTCGCCTGGTTCCGGGCTCCGCCGGCCGACGCCGCCCCGCCCCACGCCGTCCCCCCCCGGGCGGTGATCGAAAGCGAGCGGGTCGCCGCCGCCCTCGCCCGGTCGTAATCTAGGTCCGTCGTCCCTTCGCCCACGGCAACACCCCCTTCCCCACCCGGCGACCCGATCGAAAGCCCCCGCGATGGACGCCAGCCAGCGCGCCGAGATGTACGTTGATTCTCTGGAGGAGGAGGGCTACCGGGCGGAGATCGACGACGACGGCGACGTCTTCTTCCGCCACGAGGGCGGCACCTACATCATCACCGTGGAGGAGGACGAGGAGTTCTTCCGGCTGATCTTCGCCAATTTCTGGAGCCTGGACGACCTGCCGGAGAAGGCCCAGGCGGTGCGGGTGGCCCACGACGTCACCCGGGCGGTGAAGGCGGCGAAGGTGTTCCGGGTGAAGGACAACATGTGGTGCACCGTGGAGGCGTTCCACGACCCGCCGGAGAACTTTAAATCGGTGCTGCTGCGTTCGATCCGGGCGATCCAGGCCGCCGTCGCCCGCTTCGCGGAAGAGATGCGGAAGGATTAGAGCCGTATTTTTCGTGAGCCCGAAGCGCAAGTGAGGGTCGGAGCAGTCGAACCTCGCTTGCGCTTCGGGCTCACAACATCTCCTCCAGCCGTCCTCACCGCGGGCGGCGGAAGTCCAGTAGGGAGCGGCGCAGCCCCATCATGCGGGTCAGCGCCAGGATGGCCCCGGTGTTGAGGAACGTGCGGGCGGCGTAGTACGTGCGGTCCTCCGCCCCGCGGAAGCGGCGTTTATATTCCGCGTGATTCGCCAGGGCGTATTTTTTATTGTTGATCCAGCCGGCCCGGAACCCGAAGCCGAAGGTCGTCGCCAGCAGTTTGTTCTCCCGGTGGGGGTTGTTCGCCCGCCCGCCCGATTCGTCGCCGGCCAGCGGGGACAGGCCCAGCCGCAGGACCTCGCGGTCCTCCTCTTTGAACGCCTCGATGGCGTGCTTCATGATCGCCGCCTCGCCCAGCGAGGGGGCCTCCGGCCGGCGCCGCTTGATGCAGGTCACGTAGCCGATCGTCCGCTCGTCGCGGTACAGCGGGTC
Coding sequences within:
- a CDS encoding sterol desaturase family protein; this translates as MFDRKLSRSFSAGVNVSTGELVWYLLLASLVWAVLYLALRTRLRHRRVASQEPNSRQIARELLHSVRSIAIFGLVTTLVVFAELSGWTLLYNDLDKYGWWWLAVSFLLMVFLHDAYFYWTHRLMHHGRFYRRLHHTHHLSTSPTPWAAYAFSPWEALVQAGIGPLIVFTIPSHPSVFAAFMLWQIAFNVYGHCGYELFPRWFVRSPLGFVLNTSTHHSQHHEKFRSNYGLYFNFWDRVMGTNHPAYQAKFESVGDRSS
- a CDS encoding FG-GAP repeat domain-containing protein, which gives rise to MPVPLAAPLAVLLLTAPAADAPPESAAAPSVGWSTRHLTDTFYAEGGTAADVDQDGHVDVIVGPMVYFGPDWTKHRQIHAGQPVSPTGYSEEFLTFAADLTDDGYPDVISIGFPGKAALWHENPGKAGGNDEAHGRDWRNDGQWKTHLLTPVVDNESPGFADVVGDETPEVIGQRDMMYGYFTAPEDPRRPWAFHPISQPKQGLQRYTHGLGVGDVDGDGRQDFLTKDGWLRQPENLEGDPLWEEHPHPFAGEAAQLYAFDVDGDGDNDVVASRHAHGYGLDWFEQTKGDAGQVEWTKHEIMGDDQNNAAADADGEPVLFSQLHALAVADMNGDGLTDLVTGKRFWAHGPKGDKDPGGDPVLYWFELTRPSGSAKSGEAKFVPHRIDANSGVGTQVHVADVNGDGKPDVVVGNKRGAFVSVQP